The Biomphalaria glabrata chromosome 1, xgBioGlab47.1, whole genome shotgun sequence sequence AGACTGAAGACAAAATGGAAAGGGTTTTGCAAAATAAAAAGTGTAtgaaaaaaacagttttagtGGGTGAATAAATTTGCTAGCTTATTAAAAAGGTTTTAAAGAACAATTTTACTGTTTATTGCTTTTATTTGTTATCATCAGCATCATTATTTGTCTCTCGAATAACGTTTTTAATTGTGCTTTATTATTAACCGTTTCCCTCCACTCTTTCCGGTAAGTAGCTGTCCTTAAAACATGGAGAGGCTGGTCCGGCACGTTGTCCAACCAGTGTTTCTTTGGACGACTCATTCTTCAAGCTACCTTCTTAGCTGCCTTTATTCATGTAAATGGCtacatcttatatatatatataattttcttcatggctcaaccatTCCTGACAGCACTAAGAAGTAAtggaaatatcactcttttatttctgcaagttggactagagttaccccacgtaacttaagcggcgaaaaaaagaggaggaggggagaacaagtattattcgcccgtcactaaatagcagggccggacttaatcattgtggggccctatacgatacggatttcgcggggcccagtttgggtagggatacggataataagtcaaaattaagagtttgtattagaaaataaattcttctttgcattttattcattctttactacgtacagaattattttacgagccttgcgtgtagcgaagtcatacagcaTATCATAAAAAtactatttcctacatagatcacgctcaatagcaagaattaccatgtttcaatttatcttcgagaattgttgacctctagtaattcttcattagattccacaattacgggtttTGTCtaatgccctttttttttagttgcgcGTAGgtttggcgttttccatattgaatgacacttcaaaatgacaattttaactatattttaggagatttttatgagttttcaaaagattttaatcatATTCGGAAATTTctatgactttttcgtatattttgcaatttcaaaagatttccaggagttcctggtaaatcaggaggctgcgcggaaaatctgttataagttataaaatggtttaatttaaaatttacacctaggattagcgtggggcctatgaaaatgcggggcccactgcgatcgCATAGGTTGCTGTgccctaaggccggctctgCGAAATAGCGGCGCATGTTACGCCTTGGTTCGAATAGTTATTCATTATCtacgtttcaacttgattgCTAGCTACTCACTGAAGCTTCTAAGTCTAGTTTATTTACGTGTTCGATTTGTTATTGCCTTTGTTTGTGTAATATAACCATAATAGCTATTCGTGTGTCGGCTCTGTTTAAAGTCTTATAATTAGAGCCGGGATGGGTGGATCATAAGATTGTCGACCTCTGGGTAGCCTATTTATGCTGGTGAATGCTACATATCAGAAAGACTCTTTATTTTGGGATTCTGAATGTTCCAGTTGTTTATTTCTTGTATCACTTAGTCACTGCTAATAGAGTTAGTCCAATCAGATGTCCATGGTTTGTGCCCTTATTAGTGATGTCCATTGTTTTGCTACATTTAATTCCAGATTTACTTGCAATGAAAATTTGATGCATAGTGATGCCTTTATGTATGTAATAGGTGTTCATTATTCATGGCTTCTGCACTTAGCTTCACTTTTGTATTCACTGTACCTTGAGGGATTACTTTTGAGTTGTGTACTATAATTTGACCAGACGTGTTCAGCTTTTGTGCATTTAAAGTTTGCCCTATTTGCAAGCCAGAGCGTCTTCTTGTAAAGGTGCACAATCGCCTATATTCTTTCCTTGAAATCTGATACCCAACAGCTCTCTTTCTTGAATTTGTATTTCAGCTTCAACGCTCAACGCTCAATTGTTTACGATTTCAAAAACACTATAAATACAACATGGACTTAACTTACAGTTCCATTGTCCGTGTCAAGTAGAAACTTATTCTAATGTGTATGTTAAACATTTGTGTTTGATTAAgcaatataatattttatataactaGCTTACAAAATAACTAACCGCCAAAACTGGAGAGGACAGACTTAGACGGCTGTAGGGAGAACGAAAGCCCACTAAGGCAGACAACTGTAATGTCTGCTCTGGATGTAGTATATTATGTATCTCAAAGCTCAGGCCTCGGACCTCAAAGATAAGCTTTATAATAATTAAGCAATTTGTAAAGTcgtaattttataattattaacgTTTGACTTATGCTTTCTTCTAGCTACAGATTCAAACTTTGTAGATATGTAAATTATGCTTTATCACTACTTGTCCTCAACACTTttttatctcctttttttttccatttactaTTCTATTGCTACTGCAACTTGTAATGTATGTAATTCTGATGATATGGGATGAAAGcaatgtttcacatgactaagcaaaaccagttgtgacctgcatatttttccacacctAATGCAGACAGAGCCGTTGTCGGCCAagggttttttaatttttttttttcgtctttgCATCAGCCTTCGTCAAAGGCTTTACTTTTAGCATCGAATAAGCGTCCCTCCGTCATCTTGAGATTTCAACAACAGTCTCTATAAGAAGCCATCTTGCTGTCagctacattgctctatgccagtgagggaaAATGGAGCCTGAGTTTAGGTTCATATCacatgccatttaaaaaaaatattatttggaTTTTCTTCCATTTCgaacatttttttcaatgttttttagATTTACAAGTAAAGGAAATTGTCGGTGGGGACCAAAATAGAGAAAAAACTAGTCGGTTAGCACACGACTCTACAACATAATAGTACATAGACTAATCAATACAATTGAAAATGGAGCAGTGTAGGTGCTCTGTTCGGTTGTCTGGTCAGGAATTAGTCTAAGAAACTGGGTTGGTCATTCTTGCGAGTGAAAGACATTCCTAGTGGTTTGAGAAACAGTTCTTAGGAGTAGAAGACATTCCTAATGGTTTGAGAAACAGTTCTTAGGAGTGGAAGACATTCCTAATGGTTTGAGAAACAGTTCTTAGGAGTGGAAGACATTCCTTATGGTTTGGGAAACAGTTCTTAGGAGTAGAAGACATTCCTAATGGTTTGGGAAACAGTTCTTAGGAGTAGACATGACATCCAACCTGTTTACCATCTGAATTTGTTATTGCTCTTTTTCAATCTTCTTAATACATAATATacattaattttgaaaaaattcaACCTAATTTTGGTCTTAATTAGGATACACGCATTCATTTTAATGGGTTGAAAGCTGAGTTTGACACATCCAACTACATTTAAGCTCTAATTAACATAAGTGGGAGGTTGTGATTAATAAAAACACATATTCAgaaattggttattttttatttaagtaaaCTGTTATTTATcgataatattataaatatcagatgaaacaaaaaacataagaaatttttaaaaaaattacataaaagTGTCaacataaaaagttatttaaaaagaattttaaaaattcttcaatGTAATAATGGTTTTGCCTTAGCGTTCAACTGTCAATGTTTTGTCcctttttgtttaaacaaaagttgtataaatgtttttttaaacttcggACTTCCTGTAACATAGATGACAAAATTAAATGAAGAGTTTATTTGAACCAGAATGTTGACTATCCAGACAATTATATTAGACAGTTTTATGGGTATCGATATTAGTATGAGAAAAATTTGTTGAAGGCCCCAAGGAATCAcaacaagaaacaaaacaaatacacaaataaCTAAAACCATTTTAacagatttcatttctttttgacGTTTGGCAATCGCTTCTAATGTAGACATCATTGATTTCCTTTTCGATGACAATGAAATATTGAACAGAGTTAGACACGTACATAGAAGTATAATACAAAAAGGGAAAACCGCTATTAGCAAAAATAAGATGACAGCTGTATAGTTATAGAGGATAACATAGTTATGTAAATACACTGCACTGAACTCCAGAGCTGGCAGTGTTATGTCATTGTAGTTTATGTAATCTATATTGTAAGTTACAAACCAAGGGGACATAAATATAATGTTGAACAGCAAGAGAGAAATAATAACACGTTGGATACGATGGACTGTAAAAATTCTTGAAACATGAAATGGAAAACAAATGGCCACCATTCGTTCAATAGAAACTAAAGTCACTAAATGGATACTGAGAATAAATGAAAGATAATTGACATAGTCCAAACAGATGGCGTGTAGAGTTATTACCCACTGATAAATGTATAGGCTTAGTAAAAACGACGTATAAGTCAAATTAAAAGATATCTGTGTCAGTGAATACATTAGATCACAAACAGAAATGGCCAACAACACCACATTGGTTGTATCCTGCATTTTATGATGAGACAAAATTATTATGTTAAGTATACTTCCCGTGATTCCTAATAAAGAAAGAATGTTGGCTATAATACCATTGGTGACCAAAAGTaccataaaataaacataatcacTAATACCGGAACTCTCTAATGTTTCAGTCTGATTTAAAATGTTGTCAGCATTACTGAAGTTAGTCATGATAATACATACGTCATGAGCATTCAAGAAGAGATTAAAAGAAATTGACGTCTATAAAAGAGATGATAATTTTCttcattaaaatataattcatgctgactataaaatagaaatattcaattaaattgcattttagttgttgttttttttttttggacaactAATATTATCgcataaataacattttttttttactgtacacTAAATCTTTTCTCTGACGAATACGTTTCGCTGAATTATTTATAGTACTGATAAGTCAAAGATAATTTCAAactgataaacttttttttccctcttttagAAATCAAGCTTCAAATTTAAAAcgtcaaaaattaaaattttcttctGATTGAggaaaggaaacaaaaagttgtcttttttactttataaatgtCATTGACTTTAGGGTCAAGCTATAAATTATGCagatctatgtttacatttacaatTTACACGTATataatattcattaaaaaaaaacaatgatggTATATCCTTTTTATGTTTCATTTAAACACTATTAGACTCAGAAACATATTTCACATTACCGACTATACAGTCTCAGATTTAAAAACACAACGTTTAAAGTTATAATTAGTCCAACAAAAGTTTATTTTcacattaaataataaacatgaGGACGTGGGAATTTAAATGTATTCACATCAGAAGTAGTAAGTAAGCAGCAACAGTTTATACTTCTAGATACTGGTCTTCAATTGTAGAATCTCATCACCGGAGCGATTCGTAGAACATCATTTGAGTTGCACATTGTCCTCGtatattgtttctttcagaAAGTGGCTCGTAGTCGACAAAATGATCATATACAAGATCTTCATAGTCACAAAATGTTGGTATGTAAGATTTTTGTTGGGAAAAAGTACCTCGATGTAGatgttaacgatggtgtcatgtggccagcacaatgaccaactgaaTGGAAAGTTAGATGTCAACGAAATTAAGATCGAAATGTAATCTAAcataaaaaatctaataaaaacaTGGACAAAATATTGCAACTTAACTAAACTGCAGGCGACCTAACACAACTTGGCAGACACCATGACCCTAAAGGGATGTAGTTTTATGTTTCATTATGCCCTCCACTAAAACTGTTCTAGATGCGTCTTTGTATGTCTTTGTGttatgttcttgttttggttTAGAGTCGTCAGAATAAAATAATCCTAAAAATATGTCAATGTTAACTTCATTCAAGGCAAGTTTCTTTACAAATAACCATCCTACTGCTTTTTATATTATCTTGAACacaaaaaatctttattttaaaatgttacctTTTCCCAACaagaaagataaaataaaatatcaaaaaacGATATGCAAATGAAATACTAAATAACTTGTCTTTTCAGTCTTGACACGTTCTGTaacttttattaatttaaatatatttaaaaagaagagTCCGAATAAATCTAGTTTCTCTTAATTGTCTGTTACTTCCGTGTCGTATCAATGTATTGAAGGATGAAACCAAAGCTCTAAAAATagcttaaaaaatataacactCTCACAGTCGACTTATGTCTAAAATGCATATTCATAAATGTATTGAATAAATCTCTAATCAAGAAGGACTTTCTTAAAGTTTCTTACAATCCGCGTTTCTAGAttgttttagaaaaattaaCATTAGCTACTAAATACATCGTCTAAATGGGGGTTGTGTAAACAGCTTAATTGCTATATCTCTTTTAAATAGAGACTCTGATAAGAGATTTTCACTTAGTCTTACTTCTATTTGACACAATCTCAGCATGATAATcttaacaaaaaagttattgtactccctctcccccccccctctctctctctccctcatacacccatacatacacacaaacatataatTAAACATAATGATCAAAGTGTTTCTTTGatagaaaataaacaataaaatgacTTCGCTAACAATAATCTCATTTATTGCTTTCTCCCAGAGCTCAACTCTCAAGTTCATGAATGGTTCTGAGTTTGAATACAACGAAGGTAGCTGTGTGTGATTATGTTTCTGCTAATTGAATAATTTGCAATAAACATCATGACATATTGTATCCATAGATCCATACTTTGAATAAGTCACTCGTTATGAAAGATCCTTTTGTGTAAACTTCTCGTTACATAAATAGGACACCATACAACGCTTGCTGTCTAGTCTACATATATCACATATAACGTCTGTACTATAAAAGTCTATTCTAGAAATGGACACTTCTCTTTAGTGATGTGATGAGCACTACGTCCTACTACTAGTCAAACATAACGAAGTCAGATCTTCTTTAGTGAAGCACAGGGCTAGTGCAGACctaattgtttgttgttttgtttgtctgtcgCTTTTCTTTTGCCTCAGCCTGTTACATCAACAAGCACTGCAATACGCTAGGAAGGGCAATGCTGTGCATGTCACGGGTGTCGATTCTGCATATCATTATGAGATCTTTTAAAATAACTCTGTATCCCTCAAGAACGCCTTCCAAAGCTACCCATTAAGAAAATCGATGAGAAAGATGACAGGCACATAGACTACATGTCCATGCCATAAGTGCTTGTTATGAAATACTGTTCATCAATGACAAATAGTAgagattttgtttctgttaaatcttaatttaaatttaactaaTACTTTTGTGTTCTTTTGTTTTCGATTTAATGCCTAGCATTTGATTTAAATGGCATCACACATATCACATGCTAGATATGTTCGCGCACATCTTGAAATAGTTTGATGAAAGAACTATTGTCTAGCTTAGTAAGATCTTGTTTAGACCTACGTAAGCCTAAGCCGTTatatgaatgaaatgaatgaaaaacaTGGAAATGAAAAATGGGGTGGGGCGTTCAAAAGTATCTTTTTGAGACCTTTGCTATTCTCGTGCATTGAAAATTATTATCTAAGTCTTGACACCTGTTCGGTCTATCcgtttaaatagttttccaaatcaaacatgttatcacacaaactcagagatGGCTCCCTTCACCCATAGTCAAAGAAAGTTCTATCCATGGTCTTGGTTCTATAATCTAAATAAAGCAAATTGAACAACCTATTATCGATATTGAGACTCATTTTGTCAGAAAATGTATTGCATTATAAGTAAGAAGATCAGTATTAGATAATCATTTAACgttatttttcaattaaaaacaactaaacaaactattatttttataaaaatcctGGACATTTGGGCGagaatattaaatgtaatataaatcagaagagtaattttaaataattgtttggtATTGCTCATAAGTTAAAATCAAGCAAAGAAGCTTGTTATCGataatgataatttttatttctttatttttaaccaAATAGctattttaaatagctttttctagttgttgtttttttatctagaCCTATCTTACGAACAGACATACGACACAAGACTAATAACGGCATTTCATATTACAAAGGCCAATAAAAGAGATTATTTGAGACTTCTAGGAAGGCACGCCACTGCACAAACCACTGTGTTCTACATTTTGAAACTCCTACTTTGACCTTCGCGTCTACTTCATCTAATCACAATTCATCTATTGTGATAAATAGAGTGAAGTTGGAAATCTTTTTAGATTACTTCTTGGAAGTGTGCTATAATCTAATCTCTTCTGTggactaaaataaataaattatagcttttctatataataataataataataattttatttagaaagcgctgttaacaaacaaagtgTAGGCTCATGccctgtgataacattacaaacacaaacacgagagctaaaatgaaaaaactaatttaaaaagtttgaaaaaggTAGGTTTATATTCTTGAAAGTAGTGTCGCATGTTGTCtatctgagatcaatggggagtgagttccaaacctttggtccttgcactgaaaaagcctgcagaccgtagcttttgagggagaaacgtggcaccattGAGCAaagggctctctgagggacacaTGGAgggatcagttcgctaaggtacaagggcatttttttgttatagatACA is a genomic window containing:
- the LOC129926761 gene encoding FMRFamide receptor-like translates to MTNFSNADNILNQTETLESSGISDYVYFMVLLVTNGIIANILSLLGITGSILNIIILSHHKMQDTTNVVLLAISVCDLMYSLTQISFNLTYTSFLLSLYIYQWVITLHAICLDYVNYLSFILSIHLVTLVSIERMVAICFPFHVSRIFTVHRIQRVIISLLLFNIIFMSPWFVTYNIDYINYNDITLPALEFSAVYLHNYVILYNYTAVILFLLIAVFPFCIILLCTCLTLFNISLSSKRKSMMSTLEAIAKRQKEMKSVKMVLVICVFVLFLVVIPWGLQQIFLILISIPIKLSNIIVWIVNILVQINSSFNFVIYVTGSPKFKKTFIQLLFKQKGTKH